The region tgtacttctgcggtgtctgttgtaacttcttctttttcatttctaattttattgatttgagtcctctccctctttttcttgatgagtctggctaatggtttatcaattttgtttatcttctcaaagaactagcttttagttttattgatctttgttattgttttctttgtttctatttcatttatttcttacctgatctttatgattcctttccttctgctaactttgggttttgtttgttcttctttctctaattcctttaggtgtaaggttgggttatttatttgagattttttttgtttcttgaggtaggattgtattgctataaaattccctcttggaagtgcttttgctgcatcccttaggttttggatcatcatgttttcattgccatttgtctctaggtattttttgatttcctctttgatttcttcagtgatctcttggtcatctagtaacgtattgtttagcctccatgtgtttgtgttttttatgattttttccctgtaattcatgtctaatctcatagtgttgtggtcagaaaagatgcttgatatgatttcaattttcttaaatttactgaggcttgatttgtgacccaagatgtgatctatcctggagaatgttccgtgcacacttgagaagaaagtgtaatctgctgtttttggatggaatgtcctataaatatcaattaagtctctcaggtctattgtgtcatttaaagcttctgtttccttatttattttcattttgcatgatctgtccattggtgtaagtgaggtgttaaagtccaccactattattgtgttactgtcaatttcctcttttatacctgttagcagttgccttatgtattgaggcgctcctatgttgggtgcatatacatttataattgttatatcttcttcttggattgatcccttgattattatgtaatgcccttccttgtctcttgtaacattctttattttaaagtctattttatctgatatgagtataggtactccagctttcttttgatttccatttgcatggaatatctttttccatcccctccctttcagtctttatgtgtccctaggtctgcagtgggtctcttgtagacagtatatatatgggtcttgtttatgtatccattcagcaagcctgtgtcttttggttggtgcatttaatccattcacgtttaaggtaatcattgatgtgtatgttcctatgaccattttctcaattgttttgattttgtttttgtaggtccttttcttctcttgtgtttcccacttagagaagttcctttagcatttgttgtagagttggttttgtggtgctgaattctgttagtttttgcttgtctgtaaagcttttgatttctgcatcgaatctgaatgagatccttgccggtagagtcatcttggttgtaggttcttccctttcatcactttaagtatatcatgccattcccttctgacttgtagagtttctgctaagaaattagctgttaaccttatgggagttcctttgtatgttatttgtcatttttcccttgttgcttttaataatttttctttgcctaattttttgccattttgattactatgtgtctcagtgtctttctctttgggtttatcctgtatgggcctcgCTGCGCCTCCTGgattgggtggctatttcttttcccatgttagggaaattttcaactataatctcttcaaatattttctctggtcctttctctctctcttctcctttgggacccctataatgcaaatgttgttgagtttaatgttgtctcagagatctcttaagctgtcttcatgtcttttcattcttttttctttattctgtcccaaagcagtgaattccaccattctgtcttccaggccacttattcgttcttctgcctcagttattctgctattgattccttctagtgtagttttcatttcagttattgtattgttcatctctgtttgtttgttctttaattcttctaggtctttgttaaacatttcttgcatcttctcaatctttgcctccattatttttccgaggtcctggatcatcttcactatcattattctgaattctttttctggaaggtttcctatctccacttcatttagttgtttttctggggttttatcttgttccttcatctggtacatagccctctgccttttcatcttatccATCTTTCCCCACTCACTCTTAAATACAAGTCACACCTTTAATTCTGTTACAGCCACAAGCcaacattttctcttattctttcttctgctgtcaaATTTCAGGAAAGTGATGTCTTCAATTATCTCCACTTTCTCTCTACCCCTTCAATCCTTCACCCTAGTGGAGAAGGAAGGTCTTTGATTGTTTCCTAATATAATACAAACCAAAAGCCTCTTTCCATTTCTCCTATGTTCCGGTTGAAGATTTGATACCCGATCCTCATGCGTTCCTTCTTCCTTAACGATACCATCAAGATTTACTTGATATCTTTTAACCATCTTGGTTTTTTTCTCGTCATCCTTCATGCTCTGAAGCAGGGTCTTAAACTTTAACGTTTATTAGATAAATGTTAAcaacttgttaaaaatatagaGTCCTTAATGTTATCTCCTAATTCTGGTTAGGTAAGAATGAATGGGGTCTAGGAAACTGTATTTTCAATAAGCCCTTTCCCACTGTGATCCTCTGGCCTCCACTCCCACTCAGGGCAAATACTCTGTGATCTTACCTATGCCCCTGGCCTCAGCTTGTTTTAGGATGAATCCTAATTCTATATCTCTTGGTTTATATTTTCGTTAGAGGTCTGAACTTGCATTTCCAACCAGATGTTAACctctctttctctaatttcaAAGTGGATACCTTACGCTTATGTAGTTTCAGAAACAAACCCATCAGCTCCCCCCAAATCCACTTCTGCTCCCATCTTCCTTAACTTTACTAACCGCCATTTTTCCAATTATGTGGGCTCTGAAACCTCAGAAAACCTCAGTCATCGTCAAGCACTTATTGACCCAAGAGAATGTTTATGATCATCCTCTCCTTGGAGTTCCCAGGTGAGGATGACACCACCTTTCACCTGATCTTGTCAGCATCCAACTTGTCTTTACTCTCCAAACGACCTGACCTGCTGCTGCCAGATTAATCTTCCTTAGGAACAGTTCCATTTCTAGAAAACTTTgccacctttttcttttcaatcaaaTTTAATTCAAACACTTTAACTTGCAATCAGCTTCTTCCTCTGAGGCTCTGAAACTCCTGTCCTAAGATTTCACATGTATATATCCTCCCCACCCCGAGTTGCCTAGATGCAGGATGCTAATCCTTGTCAACCGAAGGTGTGgcaattatttttcctctgttttgttGCCTGTGgatttttatggtatttttgtgtttgtctgaAGGTTTGAACTTTTATACCATCAAATTTTTCCCACCTTTACTTTTTCTTAGTTTGcttcaagaattttttttgttcAAGGGTTTTGCTGGTCTCTAGGATGAACTCTATCTTGTTTTATGTTACTCTTGTATCTGTCTTCTCTTAGACTGCAAATTTGTTATCTTCTTTATAGATGTAATGAACATATTAATGAACACTTACTATGAGCTATTATTATCTTTAGCTCCTCACaaatatgaattcatttaatcctcatttcaaccctatgaggtaggtactactatTGGGCCTTTTATACAGACGTGGAAACTTATGTAACTTGTCCTAGGTCACACAACTGTCACAtaacaaggtcacacagctagtaatccTGGTGGAGCCAGGCTTAGAATCTAGAAGCTTTGACTCCAGAAACTGTGCTTGGAACCACTACCTTATACCACCTTCTCATATGTGGAAAAATAATAAGTATTCTACAagtacttgttttgttttgtttgtttgtttttaatttttgccagagttgggtcttcttttctgcatccggtctttctctagttgtggtgagccgggacttctctttgttatggtgcttgggcttctcattgcggtggcttctcttgttgcagagcacaagggcttcagtagttgcagcacgtgggctcagtagttgtggcacacaggcttagttgctccgcagcgtgtgggatcttctcgaactagggatcgaacctgtgtcccctgctttggcaggctgattcctaatcactgcaccaccagggaagtcctagaagtacttgttgaatgaatgaaatttaatATATAGGCTGAgtgggtatttctttttttttttttatttacagtttGTGTTTAATGCAAATCAATTCCATAACAAGAGAAGTTACTATGAATCAAAGCataaatacacaaacacaatATACAATCCAAAATAGATGTACAGCATTCAGGCATGAAACAAAAGAGAATGTTCATTCACACACACAGTAGCTTGAGATCTGTTGGATATGGTTGTTCCAGTGTAGATttctaaagatggaaaaaaaatgactggTTATCAAGACTACTGTGGCCATATTAGATTTCGGAACATCTAAGCATCAGTGTGTGACCATGCGAACAAAAGACTTTAGGgagtgtctatttttaaaaaggtttctgTGCATCAAGGCAGTTGTGAAAAGATTTACTTTCCAAAATCAAGCCCATTTTAGGCTTAGGACCAGGTTCTAACTatctaaaaatattgaatgataACATAAAGTGTTCCAAATGTGGCTATACTGATtcagtttaaaaagaagtatttacAGAAAAGAGTACAAAAGTTTTTCTGAATTTAACGTAAGCAAGCTTCCAGTCTTCCCTTgccaaatatatttgatttatagtTTAGCTCCTTCacatatttgcctttttaatttcAAGATTTGTCAATCTTACCTTCAAAAcagatcattttttaaactgtaaaaagtaTCCGAcatatgcagaaataaaaagcattttgaatTAGTTGAGATCAATGTAATTCTACTCTTTGTTATCTGTTTAGCTAAATGAATCTACTGCTCTTTTTGAATAAGAATAGTTgataaatatataagcaaaatGTACTCATTATGCTTGGATTTGGGGTAGATTCCAATCCATCATTGCCCTGGTACATATCAATgactatataaaaattcaaatgcaaTGTCAAACCCAAACcccaagggaaagaaagagttCAGTTCCCAAGAGAACAGCAATAgcttaacataaaattttctctaGAGTACATCAGCATTAAATTAGTACTGCTGAAACAACACATTGAGGATTTACAGTAACACCTGGAAGTTCCTTCTAATgtacatataaatagaatcacagaaGCTTTGTTTTACCTCATTGTTTTATGGCCTTATAaatttaatgaacaaatgaaaactgAATCTCTGTTCCACATCCCATTCTTTATCTCTTGGTAAGATAAAATCTATTCTCACTTTCAAGGTAGAGTTTTATGTGTCCATACTTCTTAAGCCACATTTAAGGAAATCATCTCTTAACTAATTTTGGATGTTGTCTCTCTTCATCTTGTACAGGAAACTCCAGCAGATTTAATATTGGCATTCGTCATCTAGTCAAACCCTTCACATGCTCTTCAAACCAATCAAATTTGGGATCCTCAACAGTTTCTGTCAATAAAATAAGGTGTGGAACTAGCAGATTCATTCAATGAAGAcctgttcttttttcccttgtcaCACTGGATGTCTGGATGCCATCTGAATTGGGTTTAGAGGATGGGAAGTACAGATGTTTCTTGGCCTGAGTCTCTTAACAGTAGAGATGTAGAAGGGAGAGCGAGATCACCAAGAGACCGGCTGTTGACTGCAGAGTACCGGCACTTGCCTTGGTGGTGGCATTCGCTGGATTGGGGGCAGCTGAGGTATGCTGGGAGGAATTACTTGAAGGCGTTACAACAGTTGTTTGATTTGAATAAATCTGCGTAGGTAAGAGCAGTGCCAGAAGCAGCAGCCCCAGTCCAAGCCTGGCCACCATCGCTTTGCCCATGTCCGCTCCGTCGGTGCGCAGCGCGTCTCACTGGATGCGGGGTACGTGAAGGACCGCTGGCTCCGGGCGGGCGCAGGCAAGGTGGGCCTGAGTGGGTATTTCTGGGCTTTGCACAGTCTTTTAGAAGACCTCGTGAAAGCTTGAGTGGTCGTGAAAAATGGTTGAGCAACCATAATATGAAATGCCAAAGGACTCAGAATGAGACTCCAAGTTACGAGGCTTTTAGAGCACCAATCTTCACACACTCAGTTAGCTAAGAGGGAAAtctcggaagatgaacaggagggAGCACAAAAAATGTGGAATCCAATGCAATGGGCAGTTTTCCACATCATTATAGCAGTATTTTGTAACAATTTCTTTGGCAACTGACAGCAGGCGTTTAAATCAGCTATTTCCTCCTCAGAATTCCTCTCCAAAGAATAATAATGACCTCTGCAACTCTGAAGGAAATGTAGCCCCTACTCGGATACAATCTTATCTGGGAAATTGCCATGGTATTCGTCACAGCTGTCATTGAGTGGAGCCCATTAGAGATGTGCTGAGTGTAGATCTACAGGGTTGTAAGCTCTGAGCTCTCCCACTCCACAATCTCCCCTGGTTTcagcaggaaaacaaaaaccactcAGTGTTTTGGGGACAGAGTCTCCTCAGAGCGGGCTCAGCAAGAGAGAGCCATTCATACAGCCCCAAGCCCATAGAAGTTATTCTACAGCTTGGGTTGTAGATTTATAAGGACGTTTGCAGTGATACCATTGGGAAGGGCAGAACACAGAGTTTATAGAGAAAGCccagatttctatttctttaattggaGAGCACGAGGGGAGCTAAAGACCTAAAAAGCTGGGCTAGTTGTGGTAGGAGGTTGGCACTGGGACCTTGGACCAGaattctttttggtttgtttcaatGAAACAGTGAGCTGTTACAGCTCCTTTTCTTTTCATGCAGAGTGTTAGAGCTGAAAGTCTAATGCTGGATGATATATAATTTAAGAAACTGGAGTCCAGATTTCTGTCCAGTGACTGGGCAGAGGCCCACAAGCAGGAGGTGGCAGGACCCAGGATGCCTGGATTTGGACCAGTGGGACTTACTAAAATTTGGTTCTGTGAGGGAATACTCCTGAAAATCTAATGTAAGTTTTCTTCATTAATAACTAAGTACCCCAAAtccaattcccttttattttcaaataaattttgtttttaacctacAGTTGCCTTTACGAAGGAACAGACAAAAAAATAGTCTTCTACGCAATAGGATTtagaaacaatttattttaaaattacaggagagttccctggtggcgttgtggttaggattctgggctttcactgccgtggccttgggttcaatccctggttggggaactgagatcctgcaagccatgcagcgtggtcaaaaaaaattttttttgattaaaaaatccAACTGGTCTTTACTCTCCAAACGACCTGAACTGCTGCTGCCAGATTAATCTTCCTTAGGAAAAATTCTGTTTCTGGAAAACTTTGCCACCTCTTTCTTTTCAATCAAATTTAATTCAAACACTTTAACTTGCAATCAGAATCTTCCTCTGAGGctctgaaaatcttttaaaaataaaataa is a window of Delphinus delphis chromosome 18, mDelDel1.2, whole genome shotgun sequence DNA encoding:
- the LOC132413838 gene encoding signal transducer CD24-like yields the protein MGKAMVARLGLGLLLLALLLPTQIYSNQTTVVTPSSNSSQHTSAAPNPANATTKASAGTLQSTAGLLVISLSLLHLYC